In Isoptericola jiangsuensis, the following proteins share a genomic window:
- a CDS encoding response regulator transcription factor: MTTTSSGTAQGQQNATVLVVEDEPAIATAIAQRLSAEGWRVEVARDGLSGVDAAARLRPDAVVLDVMLPGIDGLEVCRRIQADHPTPILMLTARDDETDMIIGLGVGADDYMTKPFSMRELVARVKALLRRVERAAQAAASAPSDPPLVAGDVTIDRAQRRVHRGGEEVHLTPTEFELLVMLASSPKTVQTRERLLAEVWDWADASGTRTVDSHIKALRRKLGPELIRTVHGVGYAFEPPAG, translated from the coding sequence ATGACCACCACTTCGAGCGGCACGGCCCAGGGCCAGCAGAACGCCACGGTGCTCGTCGTCGAGGACGAGCCCGCCATCGCGACGGCCATCGCGCAGCGGCTCTCGGCCGAGGGCTGGCGCGTCGAGGTCGCCCGCGACGGACTCTCCGGCGTCGACGCCGCGGCCCGTCTGCGACCCGACGCGGTGGTCCTGGACGTCATGCTCCCCGGGATCGACGGGCTGGAGGTGTGCCGGCGGATCCAGGCCGACCACCCCACGCCGATCCTCATGCTGACGGCCCGCGACGACGAGACCGACATGATCATCGGCCTGGGCGTCGGCGCCGACGACTACATGACCAAGCCCTTCTCGATGCGCGAGCTCGTCGCGCGGGTCAAGGCGCTGCTGCGCCGGGTCGAGCGGGCGGCGCAGGCCGCGGCGTCGGCCCCCAGCGACCCGCCGCTCGTCGCGGGCGACGTCACGATCGACCGGGCGCAGCGCCGGGTCCACCGGGGCGGCGAGGAGGTCCACCTCACGCCGACCGAGTTCGAGCTGCTCGTCATGCTCGCCAGCTCGCCCAAGACCGTGCAGACCCGCGAGCGGCTGCTCGCCGAGGTCTGGGACTGGGCGGACGCGAGCGGCACCCGCACCGTCGACTCCCACATCAAGGCGCTGCGCCGCAAGCTCGGGCCGGAGCTGATCCGCACCGTGCACGGCGTCGGGTACGCGTTCGAGCCGCCGGCGGGCTGA
- a CDS encoding sensor histidine kinase, with protein MPDVHDDGVRRRDHRLPDVRPLDPVHSLKAKLGLLVVASVTVAVLITWIGLRNGLGPSRTFPLAIIVSLVLTQLLARGMTSPLRQMTAAARAMADGDYSIRVRSTSRDEVGQLALAFNTMAQDLGASDRVRRDLIANVSHELRTPVAALQAQLENLVDGVTEPTPAALELSLEQTERLTRLVTYLLDLSRVEAGASALVLSEFSVGDFLEECAEAVSMVDAAKGLTYVVDVTPEDLALEADVERLRQVVTNLLQNAIRHSPFGGTVRLDAYPVGDSVVIEVGDEGPGIAPEDRDRVFERFARGTPSGRPAATGSSGGTGIGLAIVRWAVDLHGGHVEVADTPVGATMRVTLPAVARPAPGVSTETPV; from the coding sequence GTGCCCGACGTGCACGACGACGGCGTCCGACGACGCGACCACCGGCTGCCCGACGTCCGCCCGCTCGACCCGGTCCACTCGCTCAAGGCGAAGCTGGGCCTGCTGGTCGTGGCGAGCGTGACGGTCGCGGTCCTCATCACGTGGATCGGCCTGCGCAACGGCCTCGGGCCGAGCCGCACGTTCCCGCTGGCCATCATCGTGTCGCTGGTGCTCACGCAGCTGCTGGCGCGCGGCATGACGTCGCCGCTGCGGCAGATGACGGCGGCGGCCCGGGCGATGGCGGACGGCGACTACTCGATCCGCGTGCGGTCGACGAGCCGGGACGAGGTGGGGCAGCTCGCCCTGGCGTTCAACACGATGGCGCAGGACCTGGGCGCCTCGGACCGGGTGCGGCGCGACCTCATCGCGAACGTGTCGCACGAGCTGCGCACGCCGGTGGCGGCGCTGCAGGCGCAGCTGGAGAACCTCGTGGACGGGGTGACCGAGCCGACGCCGGCGGCCCTCGAGCTCTCGCTGGAGCAGACGGAGCGGCTGACCCGCCTGGTGACGTACCTGCTGGACCTGTCGCGGGTGGAGGCCGGGGCGTCGGCGCTCGTGCTGAGCGAGTTCTCCGTGGGCGACTTCCTCGAGGAGTGCGCGGAGGCCGTGTCGATGGTCGACGCCGCCAAGGGCCTGACGTACGTCGTGGACGTCACCCCGGAGGACCTCGCGCTGGAGGCCGACGTGGAGCGCCTGCGGCAGGTCGTGACGAACCTGCTCCAGAACGCGATCCGCCACTCGCCGTTCGGCGGGACGGTGCGGCTGGACGCCTACCCGGTGGGCGACAGCGTGGTAATCGAGGTGGGCGACGAGGGTCCCGGGATCGCTCCGGAGGACCGGGACCGGGTGTTCGAGCGCTTCGCCCGCGGGACGCCGTCGGGTCGTCCGGCGGCGACGGGCTCGAGCGGCGGCACGGGGATCGGCCTGGCGATCGTGCGCTGGGCGGTGGACCTGCACGGCGGGCACGTGGAGGTGGCCGACACGCCGGTCGGCGCGACGATGCGGGTGACGCTGCCCGCGGTGGCCCGCCCGGCCCCGGGCGTGTCGACCGAGACGCCCGTCTGA